The following are from one region of the Natronosporangium hydrolyticum genome:
- a CDS encoding MFS transporter: MHTEQNDRVGREASASLLRNRPFGIYFLAWAVSKAGTQVGYIAIPLVAVLTLQASPIEAGLVGVAATVSTLIMSLPAGVMADRLHRRRLMIGAEFTRGAALLYIAVAGWYGWLSISWMLVVVFVFGVATVLFDVSAQSFLPELVDRRFLVSANSKLASWEAGASVTGPAAGGALVQLVTAPATVLLTAFSHVASGLLLLRVRGDGRGPSAAKKESIFQQVRDGVTFVIANSYLRVMVAMGTLLNFATYMLIIIMPVVFREYGLSSVELGFLLAAGGAGGLAGAATARRLVDVVGFGRALWMVGGIAGPAAFLVPFVSPGLMHLVASSAWFILGYRVGLTNVLMVTLRQTVTPNRLLGRVTASTRMLIVGSLSGGAALAGFIGEYAGLGAALWLGATGVAIAAFPIYFSKLRTLREPPAAQMD, from the coding sequence GTGCACACAGAACAGAATGATAGAGTTGGCCGAGAGGCATCGGCCTCGCTTCTTAGAAATAGGCCATTCGGCATATACTTTCTAGCTTGGGCGGTTAGCAAGGCCGGCACTCAGGTCGGTTACATTGCAATACCTCTTGTGGCTGTTCTCACATTGCAGGCATCGCCCATAGAAGCTGGATTGGTGGGGGTAGCTGCGACAGTTTCCACGTTGATAATGAGCCTTCCGGCCGGGGTGATGGCTGATCGCTTACACAGGCGCCGTCTTATGATCGGCGCCGAGTTTACTCGTGGCGCTGCATTGCTCTATATAGCAGTGGCTGGGTGGTACGGGTGGCTTTCCATAAGCTGGATGCTGGTAGTTGTCTTTGTGTTCGGTGTTGCAACGGTACTCTTCGACGTCTCGGCCCAGAGTTTCCTTCCTGAGCTGGTTGACCGACGTTTCTTAGTGTCTGCGAACTCGAAACTGGCTAGCTGGGAAGCGGGGGCAAGCGTTACTGGCCCGGCAGCGGGTGGTGCTTTGGTTCAGCTAGTAACTGCACCGGCGACAGTTCTCCTAACAGCCTTTAGCCACGTGGCGTCTGGCTTACTGTTGCTCAGAGTTAGGGGAGATGGACGCGGGCCATCAGCGGCGAAGAAGGAAAGCATTTTCCAGCAGGTGAGAGACGGGGTCACCTTCGTAATAGCCAATAGCTATCTGCGTGTCATGGTGGCTATGGGCACTCTGTTGAACTTTGCGACATATATGCTTATTATCATAATGCCAGTCGTCTTTCGCGAGTATGGCTTAAGTAGCGTTGAACTAGGGTTTCTGTTGGCAGCCGGAGGTGCGGGAGGGCTGGCCGGAGCTGCGACCGCTCGGCGATTGGTTGATGTCGTTGGGTTTGGCCGAGCGCTATGGATGGTCGGCGGAATTGCCGGACCGGCCGCCTTTCTTGTCCCCTTCGTGTCTCCGGGCCTCATGCACCTGGTTGCCTCTTCGGCGTGGTTTATTCTGGGATATCGCGTAGGATTGACTAATGTCCTTATGGTCACGCTGCGTCAGACCGTAACACCAAATCGTCTACTGGGTCGTGTCACTGCCAGTACAAGGATGCTGATCGTTGGGTCGCTTTCCGGAGGGGCCGCGCTGGCGGGATTCATTGGAGAGTACGCTGGCCTCGGAGCTGCTCTGTGGCTGGGAGCAACCGGAGTAGCCATAGCAGCATTTCCGATCTACTTTTCAAAGCTTCGCACGTTAAGAGAACCTCCTGCTGCTCAGATGGATTGA
- a CDS encoding HIT family protein: MGERQAKMIWRSANYVAFLSIYPNTPGATVVIPIEHYTSYVATAPAEVSAGLQLAAVEVAQLLDTAFPDVARTAIVYEGYGVDHLHAKLFPLHGTAELKDRWRPIHSNVKTTFDTYQGYVSSHDGPPASDDELSEIAEQIRATNQ; this comes from the coding sequence ATGGGTGAACGTCAGGCGAAGATGATTTGGCGTTCCGCGAATTACGTGGCCTTTCTCTCCATCTATCCCAACACTCCAGGAGCAACTGTCGTCATTCCAATCGAACACTACACCAGCTACGTGGCAACAGCGCCCGCCGAAGTGTCCGCTGGGCTCCAACTCGCCGCCGTTGAGGTAGCCCAGCTACTCGACACGGCGTTCCCCGATGTAGCACGGACAGCAATAGTCTACGAGGGATACGGAGTCGACCATTTGCACGCAAAGCTATTTCCACTACACGGAACAGCGGAGCTTAAGGATCGTTGGAGGCCGATTCATTCGAATGTCAAAACGACCTTCGACACCTACCAAGGCTACGTATCTTCTCATGACGGCCCTCCTGCGAGTGATGACGAGCTAAGTGAGATTGCTGAGCAGATTCGCGCGACAAACCAATAG
- a CDS encoding IS630 family transposase has translation MELTQEQTAELRAVINSRDVSGAVATRARIVLWMAEGRRRKDVAALAGVSLPTVDRWVGRYEAEGLAGLEEQKRGGPRQQVPARVRARILALSRTSPPAETGLSHWSSRQMAGYIRRTEGVPVSWHYVARLWREHDLKPHLQGTFKLSKDPRFAEKVADVVGLYLDPPAGAVVLSIDEKTQVQALDRTQPMLPIDFGLTEKRTHDYVRHGTTNLFAALDVGTGQVTAGCYPRRTGEAFLAFLRKAVKPHAGKQIHVVLDNLSTHTTPEVKAWLERNPNVTLHFTPVGSSWINQIETWFGLITRQAIRRGTFTSVNALIARIRAYVEHWNTDAKPFVWTATAGQILAKVRWTETNVKQLVADNSK, from the coding sequence GTGGAGTTGACGCAGGAACAGACCGCCGAGCTTCGGGCTGTGATCAACAGCCGGGACGTGTCCGGAGCGGTCGCGACCCGGGCTCGGATCGTGTTGTGGATGGCCGAGGGAAGAAGGCGCAAGGACGTGGCGGCGTTGGCTGGCGTGTCGCTGCCTACTGTGGATCGCTGGGTGGGTCGGTACGAGGCCGAAGGGCTGGCGGGTCTGGAGGAGCAAAAGCGGGGCGGGCCCAGGCAACAGGTGCCCGCCCGGGTGCGTGCCCGGATCCTGGCGCTGAGCCGGACCAGTCCACCGGCCGAAACCGGGCTGTCGCACTGGTCGAGTCGTCAGATGGCCGGCTACATCAGGCGGACTGAGGGTGTGCCGGTGTCCTGGCACTACGTGGCCCGGCTGTGGCGTGAGCATGACCTCAAGCCGCACCTGCAGGGCACGTTCAAGCTGTCGAAGGATCCACGGTTCGCCGAGAAGGTCGCCGACGTGGTCGGGCTGTATCTGGACCCGCCGGCCGGAGCGGTCGTCCTGTCGATCGACGAGAAGACGCAGGTCCAGGCGCTCGACCGTACCCAGCCGATGCTGCCGATCGACTTCGGGCTGACCGAGAAACGCACCCACGACTACGTCCGGCACGGCACCACGAACCTGTTCGCCGCACTCGATGTCGGCACGGGGCAGGTGACCGCCGGCTGCTACCCGCGCCGCACCGGCGAGGCGTTCCTGGCGTTCCTGCGCAAGGCGGTCAAGCCGCACGCTGGCAAGCAGATCCACGTCGTGCTGGACAACCTGTCCACCCACACCACCCCCGAGGTGAAGGCATGGCTGGAGCGCAACCCGAACGTCACCCTGCACTTCACCCCGGTCGGATCGAGTTGGATCAACCAGATCGAGACCTGGTTCGGGCTCATCACCAGGCAGGCCATCCGGCGGGGCACGTTCACCTCGGTCAACGCCCTGATCGCCCGTATCCGCGCCTACGTCGAACACTGGAACACCGACGCCAAGCCGTTTGTATGGACCGCCACCGCCGGCCAGATCCTCGCCAAGGTCCGCTGGACCGAGACCAACGTCAAGCAACTCGTAGCGGACAACTCAAAGTAA